cagTACTAACCCAGTTTCGAAGCCTGCGTATATCGATCCAAATTTTCCATCGCACAAAATTCTCTTTTGGCACTAAAAGTTGCGGAAAGTGTgactaatatttaaaattttcaatattttctcataaaatttcccTCCGTACCGTGAAACATTTTGCTGTGAGAAATCATATGTGAAAGAGATAACTGAGGTTGTCTGACGTCACGAAATCGTTTTGTGTATTCTGTACCGTAGAGTCAGCTGATGCGACGAGATGTTGTGTCATATGTACTTCTTTCGTAACTGCTATACCTAAATATATGGTAATTCCAAAGTCTCGTgcacaaataaatgaaagtgaATTTATGAATGGGAGAAGTTTGCGTTTTGCTGCGTTTCAGTTTGAATTTTAGGGTTTGAGTaactgatgaaaatttttatttattttattctgatagcagaaaatatttttttttttaattttcaagaaattttaatttttaaataaattaataatttaataataattaattaaataataattaaataattaaaataattaaataaataaattaatagttataattagtttatttttattttaattaaattaattaatattaatactttaaggaattgaaatatttttattttattaattaaaaataatttttttaaatatttttttctaaatttttatatcttaaaattctttttaaaaagtcgttcttaagacaatttttataaagaaatcaaatttcaaatcaaaatttcattttttttcggaagttgtaattttcttaccgtaaaaatgaaattaattttaaacaaaaaaaaaaaattaatgaaaaattgttataaaaaatattctgttgatattttatcgatttttgatgaaattaaaaaaatgtcaaaaaatataaaattataataatacctaaattattattattaaaaattaatttaatttatttatttaattaatttatttaaaattaattttaattaattcctcactataaaaattcaataaaattctaaaaaattatataaaatttcaagttaaccGTCTTCAaccttacaaaaataattaattatttgatattcagtaaatttatttaaaaaaaatattctgttaatatttcatcgatttttgatgatattctaaaaaaaattatataaaatttcaagttaaccgtctgaagattttaaaaataattaattatttgatattcagtaaatttatgaaaattatctattttttttgatgatactaaatatttaactaacatatttattttattaaaaaaaatctagaattgttcaaataataacaaaaattgtgaGAGTTTTATCTCTTAATCACATAATCTGATAATAAGTAAAAACTAAATGACAAAAGTTCACTAAagcctctttaaaaaaaatttttttgacctctaaaaaatcttatcaacAATGACCTTTAAGATTTCACAAAAAGATAAGAATTTCAAAGTCACGAagttctcgaaaaaaaaaaaaattttttacttctaaGCCttactttgtttattttctactTTAAAACTTCAACCCTTTAAGATTTTCGCGATAAGTTTCTTCACTGCTGGACTGCGAGTAttggaaaattcttttttaacttCATAATTTCCTGCATGCGTCATCGTACTCAACGGATTGACATAATCCCACTGTGTCTTATCCGGTCGTTCTTCAATGGTAACAAAAGCGCAATACGGAATCTTCCCCATAAACTGCAACAACTCCAAATTTTGTTTGCGTCGATGCCCAACAAACTTATTCGTGCACGAATAGGTGTTGAAACCATGAGCCACAATCAAAATATTCTTCAATTTCTCATTTTGAAGACATTTTTCGACAACTTTTTCATTTCTGCGCCACGCTTCGTTAAAACCTTCGTCAAAATTGTCCTTCAAGTCGTTGTAGTTGTAAAGCTGCTCGTAACTGAGATCAATGTTGaaacccatttttgacaattctTGCGGCGAAAACAGCTCTCCGTAAGAATTCCAACCACAAAGTTCTCCGAAAGGAACCCATTCCCACGCTCCTGGCTCGATACAAATTGGAAGTTGGTCTTTGAGTCCTGCGCCTTCGAGGAACGCATCGCAAGTTTGGATGCAACGATAGAAAGGCgaacaaataattttgtcaaatttgattCCAGCGAAAGATTCTCCGAGAGATTTTGCTGTAAAAACTCCAAGATTCGTCAATGGCGTGTCTTTCAACCAGTTTTCGAGGGGATTTGGGCGCTCTGGCAACGTCTTTGGCATATTCAGATCCTTTCTTTGGTAATTTTTGCCTTCATCGAAGTACGCAGATGGAAAATCCGGGAAAGTATAGTCAACTCGTTCAGCATGGCGCAAGACAAAAACACGACGATTGTTGGTTTCAGGTAATTTTTCCACAAACGGGATCTCTTCCTTCAATATTGAACCCATTAAAGCCCGGCGACTTCCATGATACCGagcattttcgaacaaatctGTCGGTTGAACGGTTGTTACTTCAACTTCTTCTTTGGTagacactaaaaaaataagaaaaatataaaaaatttcaaaaaaatcatgaaaaacttacttttcaggaaaaaaaatcacaaaattatcTTCGCAGCTGACAAAAAGTGTGTCTCGGTCACCGGAATTGATAGCAACGAATGACTTACAACGTCAAAACAAACACTCATTCACTCACTCGATACACCATGAACTTGATAAAGAGTTGTCTTTCGCATTGTCGTCGACGTCCTTGAGGTAACGGTGGTCTTTCAACACCGACAACGACAATTTTTCGCACCGAAAATCTcgtttctataaaaatttctgctaCGAACCACCGTAAATTGATAAGATTTCGGTTTTTGCATACATTCAAACAATTATTCACACAATCTCAGTCTCTGTCGTGAACAGCAAAAGTTTCCATGACGTAGTTAGAgcgcatttttaatcaattcagATAAACAAATGTGAGACAGACAATTgcgttgattaatttttgcatgactcaacaaaaaaaaaattgagcgaTTATGACTCAGAGCTGATTATATTGGTTTAACGAAGTGTTTTTACGAAGTGCACGAATGATAAGGAaccacaaacacaaaaacagTTGATTTTATCAtcgtttttaaaaacaaatttgagtttttaatacGAGTGAGAGTCAGTTTATGAAGAACTCGTCGTCGGTTCATACGATTTTTTAACCAGTGAAGagcattttttaacgaaaagtaAGATATTTTGattcaagttaaattttttactataaaatattttaaaaatagactgaaattgtaacttttttgtttttgttttgatcaaaaaatatttttttcatcttgttttgtcatttttcatcaaaaatcttttcaaatttttacaaatcgttgaaaaataattaatttaaataatttttttacgaaaaaaatatgttttttaatgatttttttttatttatgaaggcTAATGGTTataattttcgttcaaaattgataaaaaaaaattttaaaagctatatgaaaaattttgcataaaaaaaaaacaaataaacattgtATATTGATCAAAGTACGAAAATGGGAGATACAATGGCTTAAAGTAAGAACAAAGTCACATATCTTGAgataatttgagtttttaattttttttttgtgaagattACGATATCTTAAGatgtttacttaattttttaaagcaattttttttttatttttttcattttggctGAAAATGTGAACTAATTGccttaaaaatagaaaaaaaaaatttcaaaatttttaaaaaatttttttaaagttttaaaagctcaaaaataaactaaaatttaaaaatatttattttttttaatttttcctttttaaatcaaatttaatgatttttaaaaatcaaatgaaaatgattttgatttttttcatatttttaaaataaaaaaaagtgatataataactcaaaaaattttttttttcaatttttagttgatttttctaattctccaaattattcttttttagtgTCCTTCAAAAGTTCTGAGAAATCCACGTGGGACGATCCCGCTTCACTCAAGGATAAGATGTCCCTAATACCGGAAACGCTAAAAAACGACATTCCTTTCTCCAATTCCGCTTCAGATGATCGTCGCAAGATTTTTGTGATGCGTCATGGCGAACGAACGGATCTCGTCTTTGGCAAATTTTACCCTTACTCCTTCGATGCCAACGGAAAATACACTCGAAAGGACTTAAATATGCCAAAATCGTTCCCGCCACGTAAAAACATCCAAGATTGGCATTACGACACGCCACTCACGAACGTCGGGATTTTCCAAGCAACACTCGTCGGTGAAAGTTTAAAAGACTCTGGAGAACGAATTGACGTCGCTTTTTGCTCCCCGATGTTTCGCTGCATCCAATCGTGTCAAGCAACCTTAAAAGGACTTGGCGTCGAAGACaaggtaaaaatttgcatCGAACCTGCTTTGATGGAGTACATGGCTTTTTATGCGGATAACATTCCCGGAGTGATGTCCCCGAACGAACTCAAGGAAATTGGATTCAATGTTGACTTGGATTACGTTCCAATGATGACTGTGGATGATGTCAAAGCCAAAGCTGATGAAAGTTTTGTCGAATTTTATCATCGTAATGCTCGTGTAACGCAACGAATCATCGACGAGTGCCATGGAAATGTCTTAATTTCAGCTCACGGCTCAAATCTTGACACAAATACGAGATTCGCAGTCGGCGGCGAGATTCGTACAACGCGAGAAATGAGCGAAACCCTCTCAAAAGTCGGATTTTGTGCACTTGTCGTGATTGCGGAGgacaaaaaatcccaaaaatggTCTTTTACGACACCGCCATTGAACCAAATCTCGCACGCACCAAATCCAAGATTCGATTATCGCATTTTTACCGACACGAAAACGACttgagacaatttttaatcaagttaTGATGCAGACCTGACGTCTCCAGTGcacaacattttaatttcattagtcgaaagtaataaaaacataattctaaacaaaataataaactaaagGCGAGTAAATATTTGCGGAGAAAGAgtggaaaaaagtgaaaaacattgaaaattttcggtaataaaatttctgcaataaaaataaagttggcTTGTCTTCATATGTTAGCCCACACTTgtgtttattaataaaataataattattttgtttgcaTAAACAACACCATAAATCAATTAAGAAGTTGTATTTGGGCGAAAAGTTGAACGGAAGTCACATtaattaatcgatttttgtgGGATTTCTCAGTAAaagattaactttttttctatttttaatccaTCTCTGGAccaaattaacatttttattgggaatttacctttttttctcgcaacTTTGTCATTGCTCAAAGGTGTTCCGaggtaagaattaaaaattccctTCACGTTGTTCAAAAGTGaaccacattttttattactctaACGCATCgctaatgaataaattacgaGGCAAAAGATCAATCCGCTCAACAAAGATGAATTGCGTGGTTAATAAACTCATCAATAACACGGTGCtgccaaaaactttttgtcttgCGACTCATTTTGACGTAAAAATGACCGacatttaatggatttttaggGAAAATTAATGACACCCACATTAAATATCACAAACTAAGGGTTTTTGCAGGTAGGTAAGTTTGTATCAAAAACTAACTTCAGAAAATTTCCCTCCCAAAGGACTTGTTCCttggattttttctctcttcttttGTCTATCGAGAAACACTATTCGGAATCTCATATGACTTTTCTCGTACTCgtgcaaaagaaaaacttttgtctCTGCTACACGAGTATGCCACACAGAGAAAATTATGAAGAGcagaaaatgtatttaaaaaggaTGGAAAACATAGTTCAACATCTCAATTGCGATTAATTCGTTAAACTGACTACTGCTGCTGCAAGTCGAACGCTCaggataattttgaaattttattgaaattatgtgaaataaatattaaataataaatttttgttggttgaTTCTTACGTTAagagttattttaaataataattaaaagttgaataaaaattaaaaagaaaaaattgtgaaaattattgaaaaatatggcAAAGTCAGCTACTTACATGAAAACTTTCGTACTGATtagtaagtgatttttttattgacaaaaaaaatttaatgcaatttaaaaacaaaatttgaatttaaataaaataagataaatttggtaaaaaaatatatttacaaaaaatcattaataaaattaaaaaccaaaatattaatatctaaaataattttttgtattgtgaaaatgaaaaaaaataaaaattccattcagattgttttctcaaaaaaaatgaaataaataaaaaaataaaataacataaataaattgctaaaaaaataaatactaaaaaaattattttaaatttattttttattaaatttaatttaaatgttaattaaattaattttttttccataatggaaattaaaaaattgttattaataaattttttttattaaaatatttaatttctttttattttatttattaaaaatttataaatatttgatgaaaagaaatgtttgatattaaaataattatgatatttttcagtacgaaaaaagtctttaactttattaaaaagtaaaataaattttattaaatattcgttgtcctttaaaataaatagaaaatattttttttatttaaacaacggattattttcaagttattttttttttatcactgaagacaattaaatttatataaaagataaaaaatgacataattttattcattaatcgatattgagagaattttaaagcaaatttcattcaaatttattaaaacttcaattatttttttcattttttgatgaatttacgaatattgataaaaaataaaaatcaagaaggTTCGCTgcttaatatgaaaattttcttgaatttaatattaaattatttttttcatcaaaaataaaataaaataaaaactaagtaaaaaaatacttattttcagGTTGCATAGTATTCGTTGTCTGTTCAATGCAGGCACAAGCAATCGGATGTGACAGTTGTGGTCGAggtaaattctttttaaaaattttaattaattcttctaAAATCTTTCATATAATTCAGAATGTGCGAGTGCTTGCGGTACTCGTCATTTCCGCACTTGCTGTTTCAACTACTTACGAAAACGGAGTAACATCCCGCCGCTTCCTgctcaacaacaacagcaacaacaagacATCCCTCCATCTGGTATCAACTTTGAAATATGGCTTGCCAAATCCCAACTCGCCCGAAATTATCTCAACAGTTTATCAGGAGCGTCGCAGGATTGGAGTCACATTGCTTTTGATCCATCTGCCCGCTGGAAGGAAGTGATTCACGAAGTAAAGGACcacaaaatgaacaatttgaaCAATAATGAGCAGGAAGGTCCTTTGCAATTTGTCTTCGACACCTCATCTTAAAGAAATCCGGCTCCAACGTCTTTCGCGAGAGATAAGACTTCATACTTGACTCCCTATTTGATGCACTTTTGAGTTGTTTGTAAATAATCCCTCACACCACTGTAAATGTCAGAAAATGGAGAAACGAGACTTTCAGCaggatttttatataaaaaggcTGGTTATATAAAAATCGTgcgaaagtaaataaaatttgaatgttcCAACAAGAAATTGagtttttacttatttttttattggatttaatttaaattgttattaattttattttatttattacactaGATTCAATGATGATATTTGACGacgatgacattttttttaactaaaaaatattttgggttACAGAaaacattcgaaaattttcttttgcaaGTCGTAGGATAAAACTTAAAGATCTATTGACtggaattacatttttaagctTATCAACTATTTTTTCCTATGTTCATTGCATTCCATACTTGAGTTGaggtattttttattcatatttttttttttttattttttggttgtttcgttaaaaattgttgtatGGAAAAAATGGTGAGTCGGTAACTTGTTGTCTAATTCTAAAAGCTGCTTGCTTTTAACTTAATaatgagagagaaagagagacaatTTCGGTatgtacaaaaaagaaaatactgaaaattgaCGTTActtaagagaatttttcaatttcaatgagcaaaatttatttgaaaattagagATTCTACgtatttttctttgtgaaaaaaaaaaataatttaaaaataaatcaaataaaaaattacacgaagtaaataattaaataaaaatatttaaaaatttaatttaataaaaataatcttaaaatctgtaaggaaaaattttcggaattaaaaaatatattttttaaattaaattttttaataaagaaataaaatcaaattcaaataaattttaatatttaaatgattttcttaataaaaaaaatattaaaatttttgaaaaattataaaaaattttgcaaaatattttaaatgagattttccaaaatgtttttctttataatttttttaatcttgctcataaaaaaaatatttttttctcaagcaacgtctttttaaaattaaaataaaaaaaatattaattcatgtTGGAATGCACAACGAATCCCTTGACCAATAAAATCtataaatgcaaaataatatcATACCTACAGAATACGTAAAATTAATACGTTAAGAAAATTAagctaaaaagttatttttttttagaatctaGAAATAGAGCTAAGGGCGACGACGGCTTAGATGACAAACAGTTTTCTCGTataatgaatataaaatttggacaccatttgtatcaaaaactactttttacTCATCTGTGTGGAGGGTAATCGTTCCAGTAGTTCATCTTTTTgcagttttactttttttttaagtcttcgtgaaagtcaatttttgtctgTACATCGTTACCCGTCTAGCGGAGGACCGAGATAAACCATACTAACTTCCGTGTTGCCATAAACAGCACTGACTGTTGGATATAATTTCTTGTCTGGCagtcctaaaattaaaattttggcataaaaaatattttttgaaagaaattcgaagaaaaaaacctttaaaagcCACTCCTAAAAACTCGTAATTCTTCTCGAACGACAGCGTATTGTCGTCACAATCTAAAATCACTCGTATTCGTTCGCCAACTTGATACTTTGGCGGATTGTTTAGTAGCGGATAGTTGCCTTGCGAGTCGCCATTGTGTAACAGATGATTATCGACAATGTTCCAACCCCATGAATTTTCGTCAGATCCGAGGAGAGCCACGTATCCGTGACATTGCAAGGCAGCTTCACGCGTTGAAATGCCGACAACAGCAACAGTACCGAGTGGACCTTCCCAAATTACCTCCCATGCATGTCGCCCATGACTAAATCCGATTTTGCCACGAGAGCCATCCGTACTTTGTGCTACtggatttctaaaaaaaaagttttcgaatgaaaattttgatgaaaaggaCAAAAATGCGACTTACCTATGCAGCGTGAATTGATTAGCtttgatataaatatttttactacaGTCATTTGGGTTCCAAGCGTGATAAAAGGCTCGCAATTTTGCTTTGTATGTGGGTGTGGAGGACAGTAAATCGCTTTTGATGGCTTCGTCGGGGAGTTTTCTTATTGCATgtaatctaaaatattaaaaaaaatgtcaatttcagctcaaaaatggacaaaaaatgaattttttacctccaaatatcattattttcattGTGATTGATTATGCTACTCCATCGTTGACAAACAATTGAGCAGTTTTTGAGGTCGTGCAAACTCAAGTAGGAGAAAATATATTCCAAAACATGCTCGTGAAGGTCTGCTGCATTTAGTCCTTCGTCCATTTAGATGGAAAATGGATGAGAAATgcagaaaaagtttattttcttttatttttagaactttttgcTGCTAAATACtgaatttttgacacttaGGACACTGAAATTCTCATTTGTGGTCCCTGTCACGAAGAAAATCCTcttggaaatttaatttttttccattttgacattttacgaaaatttttttgataattttttcttaatttaaatattttttgaatgaatttcaggtaaaatttaaaatttactttaaaaaaatatttttttcaagtttttacggattaatttaatttttttcattcatcttTCCAAAAGGGTAACCGGTATTTATCGCACGGAAAGTAGTTTGAGAATCGCCTCAGCCTCTGTCAAACTTTGTTTTCATTCT
The sequence above is drawn from the Culicoides brevitarsis isolate CSIRO-B50_1 chromosome 1, AGI_CSIRO_Cbre_v1, whole genome shotgun sequence genome and encodes:
- the LOC134832041 gene encoding ecdysteroid-phosphate phosphatase-like, with the translated sequence MSFKSSEKSTWDDPASLKDKMSLIPETLKNDIPFSNSASDDRRKIFVMRHGERTDLVFGKFYPYSFDANGKYTRKDLNMPKSFPPRKNIQDWHYDTPLTNVGIFQATLVGESLKDSGERIDVAFCSPMFRCIQSCQATLKGLGVEDKVKICIEPALMEYMAFYADNIPGVMSPNELKEIGFNVDLDYVPMMTVDDVKAKADESFVEFYHRNARVTQRIIDECHGNVLISAHGSNLDTNTRFAVGGEIRTTREMSETLSKVGFCALVVIAEDKKSQKWSFTTPPLNQISHAPNPRFDYRIFTDTKTT
- the LOC134837139 gene encoding F-box/SPRY domain-containing protein 1, translated to MDEGLNAADLHEHVLEYIFSYLSLHDLKNCSIVCQRWSSIINHNENNDIWRLHAIRKLPDEAIKSDLLSSTPTYKAKLRAFYHAWNPNDCSKNIYIKANQFTLHRNPVAQSTDGSRGKIGFSHGRHAWEVIWEGPLGTVAVVGISTREAALQCHGYVALLGSDENSWGWNIVDNHLLHNGDSQGNYPLLNNPPKYQVGERIRVILDCDDNTLSFEKNYEFLGVAFKGLPDKKLYPTVSAVYGNTEVSMVYLGPPLDG
- the LOC134827209 gene encoding uncharacterized protein LOC134827209, translating into MAKSATYMKTFVLISCIVFVVCSMQAQAIGCDSCGRECASACGTRHFRTCCFNYLRKRSNIPPLPAQQQQQQQDIPPSGINFEIWLAKSQLARNYLNSLSGASQDWSHIAFDPSARWKEVIHEVKDHKMNNLNNNEQEGPLQFVFDTSS
- the LOC134836960 gene encoding ecdysteroid-phosphate phosphatase-like isoform X2, giving the protein MSTKEEVEVTTVQPTDLFENARYHGSRRALMGSILKEEIPFVEKLPETNNRRVFVLRHAERVDYTFPDFPSAYFDEGKNYQRKDLNMPKTLPERPNPLENWLKDTPLTNLGVFTAKSLGESFAGIKFDKIICSPFYRCIQTCDAFLEGAGLKDQLPICIEPGAWEWVPFGELCGWNSYGELFSPQELSKMGFNIDLSYEQLYNYNDLKDNFDEGFNEAWRRNEKVVEKCLQNEKLKNILIVAHGFNTYSCTNKFVGHRRKQNLELLQFMGKIPYCAFVTIEERPDKTQWDYVNPLSTMTHAGNYEVKKEFSNTRSPAVKKLIAKILKG